A genomic segment from Mycobacteriales bacterium encodes:
- a CDS encoding pyrimidine reductase family protein, with the protein MSELVAIPLLPEDVDELDRYYGEPYVGVRANMITTLDGGAAFNGRTKPVTDPADQVLLGHLRSYADVVLVGSATVAAEHYGPVKLSEELQAKRRAAGHDPLPRLAVVTARGALSPELRIFAGEARPVIITTEQTATAQPALGELGDVLVAGDTAIEPARIIDGLREAGLPRVLCEGGPFLLSTLIDAELVGDMCLTVSPFLTGLQPTTPQPTSSLTAPTRLELRHVLTRNGLLYLRYSRE; encoded by the coding sequence ATGAGCGAGCTCGTGGCGATCCCGCTGCTGCCGGAGGACGTCGACGAGCTCGATCGCTACTACGGCGAGCCGTACGTCGGGGTGCGGGCGAACATGATCACCACACTCGACGGTGGTGCCGCGTTCAACGGCCGCACGAAGCCGGTCACCGACCCCGCCGACCAGGTGCTGCTCGGCCACCTGCGTTCATACGCCGACGTCGTTCTGGTCGGGTCGGCGACGGTGGCCGCCGAGCACTACGGCCCGGTGAAGCTGTCCGAGGAGCTCCAGGCGAAGCGCCGGGCCGCCGGCCACGATCCGCTGCCCCGGCTCGCGGTCGTGACCGCCCGCGGCGCCCTGTCACCGGAGCTGCGCATCTTCGCGGGCGAGGCCCGGCCGGTGATCATCACCACCGAGCAGACCGCCACCGCACAGCCGGCGCTGGGCGAGCTCGGCGACGTGCTCGTCGCGGGCGACACGGCGATCGAGCCCGCACGGATCATCGACGGGCTCCGCGAGGCGGGCCTCCCGCGGGTGCTCTGCGAAGGCGGCCCGTTCCTGCTCTCGACACTGATCGATGCCGAGCTCGTGGGCGACATGTGCCTGACCGTCTCGCCCTTCCTCACCGGGCTGCAGCCGACGACGCCGCAGCCGACGTCGTCCTTGACGGCACCCACCCGGTTGGAGCTGCGGCACGTGCTCACCCGCAACGGATTGCTGTATCTGCGCTACAGCCGGGAATGA
- a CDS encoding NHL repeat-containing protein codes for MTTRARLCLLLGVLAATVAVVPESFASTPTASAATPDVLVIDGPGGVGEKVVGAPGVSAVLPRLNTPYGIAADRGGDVFVADMGNSRIVEIAATGAESVISPTVDGKNLDQPCGVAVDAAGDLFIADTFNSRVVEVPAHGVPSALDPKVAGKRLRRPRGVAVDGAGDLFVADTAHSRVVEVPRHGKPKVIDTTVAGAGLLHPAGVVVARDGTLYVSDQGHQRVVAVTGGAAVAAYDPTVHGNSLLRPLGLALDSAGDLFIADSGHSRVVELPVSGQPRAIHATVAGSRLLDDEGVAVDGGGDVYVAQPAIVNYTQLDVGRIVEIPSHGTPHAIGPAVAGFGVYPDGVAVDAAGALFVADAYRARVVELPASGGAPAVVYPTSDSDPVVSRDIAVDSSGNLFVADPPDKGVLEVPVGGGSPKLIAPRVDGAALNDPEEAAVDAAGDVFISEYRHARVIEVPVGGAPRVIEPTVNGEPIGKPYSIASDAAGDLYLADTSHHRVVEVASDGVARAIDPVVNGKRFDFVAGLAVDAHGNVFVADTRDYQGKGNDRVVEIPAHGSATVVAAGSDAAAWTTPYDLAVLPAG; via the coding sequence ATGACGACGCGCGCTCGGTTGTGCCTGCTGCTCGGCGTGCTGGCGGCGACGGTCGCGGTGGTGCCGGAGTCCTTCGCTTCGACGCCGACCGCATCGGCCGCTACCCCCGATGTGCTGGTGATCGACGGGCCCGGCGGGGTCGGGGAGAAGGTCGTCGGCGCGCCAGGGGTGAGCGCGGTGTTGCCGCGGCTGAACACGCCGTACGGAATCGCAGCCGATCGCGGCGGCGACGTGTTCGTCGCCGACATGGGCAACAGCCGCATCGTGGAGATCGCGGCCACGGGGGCCGAGTCGGTCATCTCACCGACCGTCGACGGCAAAAATCTCGACCAGCCGTGCGGCGTTGCGGTCGACGCCGCAGGGGACCTGTTCATCGCGGACACGTTCAACAGTCGGGTGGTCGAGGTGCCGGCACACGGGGTGCCGTCAGCGCTCGACCCGAAGGTCGCCGGCAAGCGGCTGCGCAGGCCGCGCGGGGTTGCGGTGGACGGCGCCGGCGACTTGTTCGTCGCCGACACGGCCCACAGCCGGGTGGTCGAGGTGCCGCGGCACGGCAAGCCGAAGGTGATCGACACCACGGTGGCCGGCGCAGGCTTGCTTCACCCGGCAGGTGTGGTCGTTGCGCGCGACGGGACCCTGTATGTCTCGGACCAGGGTCACCAGCGCGTCGTGGCGGTGACGGGTGGCGCGGCGGTCGCCGCGTACGACCCCACGGTTCACGGCAACTCGCTGCTGCGCCCGCTCGGCCTCGCTCTCGATTCGGCCGGGGACCTGTTCATCGCCGACTCCGGCCACAGCCGGGTCGTCGAGCTGCCCGTGTCAGGCCAGCCGCGTGCGATACACGCCACGGTCGCCGGCTCCCGGCTGCTCGACGACGAAGGCGTCGCCGTGGACGGCGGGGGAGACGTGTACGTCGCCCAACCGGCCATCGTCAACTACACGCAGCTGGACGTCGGCCGCATCGTCGAGATCCCTTCCCATGGCACGCCGCACGCGATCGGCCCAGCGGTCGCCGGCTTCGGGGTGTACCCGGACGGAGTCGCGGTTGACGCGGCCGGCGCCCTGTTCGTCGCTGACGCGTATCGCGCCCGGGTCGTCGAACTACCCGCCAGTGGTGGCGCGCCGGCGGTTGTGTACCCGACCTCGGACAGCGACCCGGTCGTCAGCCGCGACATCGCCGTCGACTCGTCCGGCAACTTGTTCGTCGCCGACCCGCCCGACAAGGGCGTGCTGGAGGTGCCGGTCGGCGGCGGGTCGCCGAAGCTGATCGCACCCAGAGTCGACGGCGCCGCTCTCAACGATCCGGAGGAAGCGGCGGTCGACGCCGCAGGCGACGTCTTCATCTCCGAGTACCGCCACGCCCGCGTCATCGAGGTCCCCGTCGGTGGTGCACCGCGGGTGATCGAGCCGACAGTGAACGGCGAACCGATCGGCAAGCCCTACAGCATCGCGTCGGACGCGGCCGGTGACCTCTATCTCGCCGACACCTCGCACCACCGGGTCGTGGAGGTGGCCTCCGACGGCGTCGCCAGGGCGATCGACCCCGTCGTGAACGGCAAGCGGTTCGACTTCGTGGCCGGACTTGCCGTCGACGCGCACGGCAACGTCTTCGTGGCCGACACTCGCGACTACCAGGGCAAAGGCAACGACCGCGTCGTGGAGATCCCCGCGCACGGCAGCGCGACGGTCGTCGCCGCCGGGTCGGACGCCGCCGCGTGGACCACTCCGTACGACCTCGCGGTGCTACCCGCCGGATAG
- the bioB gene encoding biotin synthase BioB produces MSEREPAVLAHARATVLPTGAGLDADGVLACLRLPDEQVPALLELAHEVRQRWCGEAVEVEGIVSVKTGGCPEDCHFCSQSGRFETPVRAARLDVTELVRAARETRDTGATEFCIVAAVRGPDQRLLDDVQAAIEAIRADGNDVQIACSLGILTSDDVDRLVGMGVHRYNHNLETARSFFGSVVTTHTWEERRATLELVRGAGMEVCCGAIVGMGESLEQRAELASQLADVAPDEVPLNFLDPRPGTPFADLPVLSATDALRAVGAFRLALPSTILRFAGGREVTLGDLGTRDGLLGGVNAVIVGNYLTTLGRPPAADLALLEELRMPIKTLTSAL; encoded by the coding sequence GTGTCCGAGCGCGAACCCGCTGTCCTTGCCCATGCGCGCGCCACGGTGCTCCCGACCGGCGCCGGCCTCGACGCGGACGGTGTCCTCGCGTGCCTGCGGCTGCCGGATGAACAGGTCCCGGCACTGCTCGAGCTCGCCCACGAGGTGCGGCAGCGCTGGTGCGGCGAGGCCGTCGAGGTCGAGGGCATCGTCAGCGTCAAGACCGGTGGTTGTCCCGAGGACTGCCACTTCTGCTCGCAGTCGGGTCGCTTCGAGACCCCGGTTCGGGCGGCGCGGCTCGACGTGACGGAGCTGGTTCGCGCGGCGCGCGAGACCCGCGACACCGGTGCGACCGAGTTCTGCATCGTCGCCGCGGTGCGCGGCCCCGACCAGCGGCTGCTCGACGACGTGCAGGCCGCGATCGAGGCCATCCGTGCGGACGGCAACGACGTACAGATCGCGTGCTCGCTCGGCATCCTGACCAGCGACGACGTCGACCGTCTGGTCGGGATGGGAGTGCATCGCTACAACCACAACCTGGAGACCGCTCGGTCGTTCTTCGGCTCGGTCGTGACGACCCACACGTGGGAGGAGCGGCGGGCCACCCTCGAGCTGGTGCGTGGCGCCGGGATGGAGGTCTGCTGCGGCGCGATCGTCGGGATGGGCGAGTCGCTCGAGCAGCGGGCGGAGCTGGCGAGCCAGCTGGCCGATGTGGCGCCCGACGAGGTGCCGTTGAACTTCCTCGACCCGCGACCGGGCACCCCGTTCGCCGACCTGCCGGTGCTCTCGGCGACGGACGCGCTGCGAGCGGTCGGCGCGTTCCGGCTGGCCCTGCCGTCGACGATCCTTCGGTTCGCCGGTGGCCGTGAGGTCACGCTCGGTGACCTCGGCACCCGCGACGGGCTGCTCGGTGGGGTCAACGCGGTCATCGTCGGCAACTACCTGACGACGCTCGGCCGGCCCCCCGCCGCCGACCTCGCGCTGCTCGAGGAGCTGCGGATGCCGATCAAGACCCTCACCTCCGCCCTGTAG
- a CDS encoding SpoIIE family protein phosphatase codes for MSNAAGLPPVAGRAVLLVEDDLGDAVLVKELLSDTDPAIHIESVAKLEAALAALPGDFDCVLFDLGLPDATGLGALRAVLDAAPDLPVIVLTGLAQEDSGLAAVSIGAQDYLIKGQVDGQLLRRSIQYSVERKRAEQQLRRLHASELRAAENERLQWGLLPLPIVDDKRLMVVTRYQPGHEGVLGGDFFDVVETEDGRLHIMVGDVSGHDIDEAALGVALRIAWRTLVLAATSDADVLPILDAVVASERRNDETFATLCTAVIEPDRRHGSFHLAGHPAPLMLGSPVSQLPADRVGAPLGLIPDSRWERRTFELPENWRLMLFTDGLVEGRTGEGSDRLGVERLLTVAEECHDFDSTPLLVDHMIASAQRLNGAPLVDDVAVVVVECRA; via the coding sequence GTGAGCAACGCAGCAGGGCTGCCGCCCGTGGCGGGCCGGGCCGTGCTCCTCGTCGAGGACGACCTCGGCGACGCGGTGCTGGTGAAGGAGCTGCTCTCCGACACCGACCCGGCCATCCACATCGAGAGCGTCGCCAAGCTCGAAGCGGCCTTGGCGGCGCTGCCCGGCGACTTCGACTGTGTGCTGTTCGACCTCGGGCTGCCCGACGCGACCGGGCTGGGTGCCTTGCGTGCCGTGCTCGACGCCGCGCCGGACCTGCCGGTGATCGTGCTGACCGGGCTGGCCCAGGAAGACAGCGGGCTGGCCGCGGTGTCGATCGGTGCGCAGGACTACCTGATCAAAGGGCAGGTCGACGGTCAGCTGCTGCGGCGGTCGATCCAGTACTCCGTCGAGCGCAAGCGCGCCGAGCAGCAGCTGCGCCGGCTGCACGCCTCGGAGCTGCGCGCCGCCGAGAACGAGCGGCTGCAGTGGGGGTTGCTGCCGCTGCCGATCGTCGACGACAAGCGACTCATGGTCGTGACGCGCTACCAGCCCGGCCATGAAGGGGTGCTCGGCGGTGACTTCTTCGACGTGGTCGAGACCGAGGACGGCCGGCTGCACATCATGGTCGGCGATGTCTCGGGTCACGACATCGACGAGGCCGCCCTCGGGGTCGCGTTGCGCATCGCCTGGCGCACACTCGTGCTGGCTGCGACGAGCGACGCCGACGTCCTGCCGATCCTCGACGCGGTGGTGGCGAGTGAACGCCGCAATGACGAGACGTTCGCGACCTTGTGCACGGCGGTGATCGAACCGGACCGCCGCCACGGTTCGTTCCACCTCGCCGGTCATCCGGCGCCGTTGATGCTCGGTTCGCCCGTCTCGCAGCTACCCGCGGACCGCGTCGGCGCGCCCCTGGGGCTGATCCCGGACTCGCGATGGGAGCGGCGCACGTTCGAGCTGCCCGAGAACTGGCGGCTGATGCTGTTCACCGACGGGCTGGTCGAAGGCCGGACCGGTGAGGGCAGCGACCGGCTCGGCGTCGAACGCCTGCTCACCGTCGCCGAGGAGTGTCACGACTTCGACAGCACGCCCCTGCTGGTCGACCACATGATCGCCAGTGCCCAGCGACTCAACGGCGCCCCGCTCGTCGACGACGTCGCGGTCGTGGTGGTCGAGTGCCGAGCCTGA
- a CDS encoding ParA family protein — protein MKVIASYSVKGGVGKTSAAVNLAWLAAGSGRRTLLWDLDPQAAASYLLRTKPKVKGGSRKLLQGKSEVAAAIRATADDLLDVLPASGSYAATDLDLAAAKKSEQRVSKALAEVRDAYDVAVLDCPPGLTLLSTNVVRAADLVLTPIVPSPLSMRTLDQLVDLVSECGGSARILAFLSMVDRRRALHRDVIELVHGSYGDIAETVVPLSATIERMGQRRRPVASYAASSPATAAYQQLWDEIVARLSL, from the coding sequence GTGAAGGTCATCGCGAGCTATTCGGTGAAGGGCGGGGTCGGCAAGACGTCGGCGGCCGTCAACCTCGCCTGGCTCGCCGCCGGCAGCGGTCGGCGCACCCTGCTGTGGGACCTCGATCCGCAGGCGGCGGCCAGCTACCTGCTGCGCACCAAGCCGAAGGTGAAAGGCGGCAGCCGGAAGCTGCTCCAAGGCAAGAGCGAGGTGGCCGCGGCGATCCGGGCGACGGCAGACGACCTCCTCGACGTGCTGCCGGCCAGCGGCTCCTACGCCGCGACGGATCTCGACCTCGCGGCCGCGAAGAAGAGTGAGCAGCGGGTCAGCAAGGCGCTGGCTGAGGTCCGAGACGCCTACGACGTCGCGGTCCTCGACTGCCCGCCCGGGTTGACCCTGCTGTCGACCAACGTCGTCCGCGCCGCGGATCTGGTCCTGACGCCGATCGTGCCCTCACCGCTGTCGATGCGCACCCTCGACCAGCTCGTCGACCTGGTCTCCGAATGCGGCGGCAGTGCACGAATCCTCGCGTTCCTGTCGATGGTCGACCGCCGCAGAGCCTTGCACCGTGACGTGATCGAGCTGGTCCACGGCAGCTATGGCGACATCGCGGAGACCGTCGTTCCGCTGAGCGCCACGATCGAGCGGATGGGCCAGCGTCGGCGCCCAGTTGCGTCGTACGCCGCGAGCTCCCCGGCGACCGCGGCCTACCAGCAGCTCTGGGACGAGATCGTGGCGCGCCTGTCGTTGTGA
- a CDS encoding response regulator: MREVLGTIDVLLVEDDPGDVAITREAFEENKVQNRLHVVTNGVEAMAFLRKEGRHADAPTPDLVLLDLNLPRMDGREVLAAIKADEGLRSIPVVVLTTSESAEDVSTSYSLHANAYVTKPVDFERFLAVVRQIDDFFVSVVRLPGR; encoded by the coding sequence ATTCGCGAGGTGCTCGGCACCATCGACGTCCTGCTCGTCGAGGACGATCCCGGCGACGTCGCGATCACCCGCGAGGCGTTCGAGGAGAACAAGGTTCAAAACCGGCTCCACGTCGTCACCAACGGCGTCGAGGCGATGGCGTTCCTGCGCAAGGAGGGCCGCCACGCCGATGCGCCGACGCCGGATCTCGTGCTGCTCGACCTCAACCTGCCGAGGATGGACGGGCGCGAGGTGCTCGCCGCGATCAAGGCGGACGAGGGCTTGCGGAGCATTCCGGTCGTTGTGCTGACGACGTCGGAGAGCGCCGAAGACGTCTCGACGAGCTACTCGCTGCACGCCAACGCCTACGTGACGAAGCCGGTCGACTTCGAGCGGTTCCTCGCGGTGGTCCGCCAGATCGACGACTTCTTCGTGTCCGTGGTGCGGCTGCCGGGCCGCTGA
- a CDS encoding GAF and ANTAR domain-containing protein has product MTDPSTAAAPSEIDAAFQESVALLEVSDDVDETMRRVAAVACTMIDGCEFCSVSELVASGIRTRGANDPRAEQVDRIQYDTQQGPCWVAATEREPLVYTADTSKDPRWPEFSRRTAAEVGIFSLLACRLVVGDPPRALGALNMYAAGPDAFDGADMQVAMLLSAVTGVLLDASQREAQLTAALETRGLIGQAMGILMAQSDLTADEAFDQLRTASQRMNIKLRDLARSIAESNGGKREN; this is encoded by the coding sequence GTGACCGACCCCAGCACAGCCGCGGCGCCGAGCGAGATCGATGCGGCGTTCCAGGAGAGCGTCGCGTTGCTCGAGGTCTCCGACGACGTCGACGAGACGATGCGCCGCGTCGCCGCCGTCGCGTGCACGATGATCGACGGCTGCGAGTTCTGCAGCGTGTCGGAGCTGGTCGCTTCCGGCATCCGCACTCGCGGAGCGAACGACCCGCGAGCAGAGCAGGTGGACCGGATCCAGTACGACACCCAGCAGGGTCCATGCTGGGTCGCCGCGACCGAGCGCGAGCCGCTGGTCTACACCGCGGACACCTCGAAGGACCCGCGCTGGCCCGAGTTCTCCCGCCGGACGGCGGCGGAAGTGGGCATCTTCAGCCTGCTCGCCTGCCGGCTCGTCGTCGGTGATCCGCCGCGTGCACTCGGCGCGCTGAACATGTACGCCGCAGGACCGGACGCGTTCGACGGCGCCGACATGCAGGTCGCCATGCTGCTCTCCGCGGTCACCGGTGTACTGCTCGACGCCTCACAGCGCGAGGCCCAGCTGACCGCCGCCCTCGAGACCCGTGGGCTGATCGGACAGGCGATGGGGATCCTCATGGCGCAGTCCGACCTCACCGCCGACGAAGCCTTCGACCAGCTCCGGACGGCCTCACAGCGGATGAACATCAAGCTGCGGGATCTCGCCCGCTCGATCGCCGAGTCAAACGGCGGCAAGCGGGAAAACTAG
- a CDS encoding ATP-binding protein — protein sequence MPSLSTWSLRRRLAVASVTGALVLLVVVAIAAALLVAVRSQQRLVIDRYFRAVTLTNARFVDQVDAETAVRGYALTHDPATLQPLDSLRSASYAADERTVTRLVHGDGATIRALGAWDAASNRWYDEWAEPAISQIGTDPGAVLSRATVLRGKQLFDIVRSAYRTFSDRLVAKRQAASHRLTTLTTLLFVAVAFAVVMVLLAAGAAWIALRRWVLDPLSGLAGETRLVQAGELDHEVRVSGPREILAVAGDVENMRRELVAHLAQVEQARVELERAGAELVTRAEELARSNRDLEQFAYVASHDLQEPLRKVASFCQLLEQRYQGQLDERAHSYIAFAVDGAKRMQQLINDLLAFSRVGRSSAPFADVDLGWALDTAVQNLSETIAEANAEIVREPLPTVPGDPALLTQLFANLIGNSVKFRGEVPLRITITATRRRQVWELCCADNGIGIDPQYADRIFVIFQRLHGKDEYAGTGIGLSLCKRIVEHHGGTIWLDRDHVGGAAFRWTLPVVDRRVAPAPLYTPSHPEAS from the coding sequence GTGCCGAGCCTGAGCACCTGGTCGCTGCGACGTCGCCTCGCCGTCGCAAGCGTTACCGGAGCGCTCGTGCTCCTCGTCGTCGTGGCGATCGCCGCCGCGCTACTCGTCGCCGTCCGGTCCCAGCAGCGTCTGGTGATCGATCGCTATTTCCGGGCGGTGACCCTCACCAACGCGCGCTTCGTCGACCAGGTCGACGCGGAGACCGCCGTACGCGGTTACGCGCTGACCCACGACCCCGCCACCTTGCAGCCGCTGGACAGCCTGCGGTCCGCGTCGTACGCCGCCGACGAGCGCACGGTCACCAGGCTGGTCCATGGCGACGGCGCCACGATCAGGGCGCTGGGGGCATGGGATGCGGCCAGCAACCGCTGGTACGACGAGTGGGCCGAGCCGGCCATCAGCCAGATCGGCACCGACCCTGGTGCCGTTCTCTCGCGGGCGACCGTGCTGCGCGGGAAGCAGCTCTTCGACATCGTCAGGTCGGCGTACCGCACCTTCTCCGACCGGCTGGTGGCGAAGCGGCAAGCCGCCAGCCACCGGCTGACGACGCTGACCACTCTGCTGTTCGTCGCGGTGGCGTTCGCGGTCGTGATGGTGCTGCTCGCAGCGGGGGCAGCGTGGATTGCGCTGCGGCGCTGGGTGCTCGACCCGCTGTCCGGACTTGCCGGGGAGACCCGGCTGGTCCAGGCCGGCGAGCTCGACCACGAGGTCCGCGTCAGCGGCCCGCGCGAGATCCTCGCCGTGGCCGGCGACGTCGAGAACATGCGGCGCGAGCTCGTCGCGCACCTGGCACAGGTCGAGCAAGCGAGGGTCGAGCTCGAACGCGCCGGCGCCGAGCTGGTGACGCGCGCCGAGGAGCTGGCGCGCTCCAACCGGGATCTCGAACAGTTCGCCTACGTCGCCTCTCACGACCTCCAGGAGCCGCTGCGCAAGGTCGCGAGCTTCTGCCAGCTGCTCGAGCAGCGCTACCAGGGCCAGCTCGACGAGCGCGCCCACTCCTACATCGCATTCGCAGTCGACGGCGCGAAGCGGATGCAGCAGCTCATCAACGACCTGCTCGCGTTCTCCCGAGTGGGCCGATCCAGCGCACCGTTCGCCGACGTGGACCTGGGCTGGGCTCTCGACACCGCTGTGCAGAACCTGTCGGAGACGATCGCCGAGGCCAACGCCGAGATCGTGCGCGAGCCGCTGCCCACCGTCCCGGGTGATCCCGCGCTGCTGACGCAGCTGTTCGCGAACCTGATCGGCAACTCGGTGAAGTTCCGCGGCGAGGTGCCGCTTCGGATCACCATCACCGCGACGCGCCGCAGGCAGGTGTGGGAGCTGTGCTGTGCCGACAACGGGATCGGGATCGATCCGCAGTACGCCGATCGCATCTTCGTGATCTTCCAGCGGTTGCACGGCAAGGACGAGTACGCCGGCACCGGCATCGGGTTGTCGCTGTGCAAGCGCATCGTCGAACACCACGGCGGCACCATCTGGCTCGACCGCGACCACGTCGGGGGCGCGGCGTTCCGCTGGACGCTGCCTGTCGTCGACCGTCGCGTCGCACCCGCACCCCTGTACACCCCGTCCCACCCGGAGGCATCGTGA
- a CDS encoding GH92 family glycosyl hydrolase: MRFRVVAALVTVGLVAASPLYANAWPAAKHERVPHVGRLTTGAQLVRLANVFAGTDTTLADQHTGGSAGNMSPAATAPFGMLSWGPRTSPDSVAFGAGYTYSDTKIVGFDLNRFQGGGCTGFGDVPIMPTTATISSSPARLLSAATDPVLTASFDHAHESASPGRYSVTLNPGTTKAIRVDLGAATRAGAGRFSFPRSASTGTLVVNAGGSQTPDTAAAVRILPARHSVDITVRGGRFCEQPVGDTLHVVLRFDRAFGSFGVWQRQGFREGGTHASSRAATGLGDVPGAGIPPLPDSLSATAQAGAVLRFPLRADRSVGVRVGMSYVGMAGARAALTREVAGRSVADVQAATARHWAELMNRIRVAGGAPVDRRMLATTLYQSLLSPQVISDVDGRYPGIDGLVHRAHGWTAFSQMSLWDEYRTHAQLLAVLAPRQAAGMARTLIADWRSAGFLPRWPVVGGSPDIMVGDPAVPFLADLEAYGVTGFSRRAAVAAAVHGAASNGVDDESPRMLAGVLDPETLAGGYYAERPANPAYLALHYVPAELDASTNTTGGIEFLASPDLVWGSASTSLEYATADFATSRLARAAHEPGIAGRFQSRAGWWREDFDRADGYVEPRSLSGVFLPIGKTGPAPGFVEGDASQYTFMVPFDVAGVEQALGGPAAMVNRLDALFTKLNAGPSSPYAFLGNEPGLDTPYEYLWAGRPDLAESVVHRAMDEMYAPTPDGYPGNTDGGTMTSWWVWNAIGLYPVIPGDDVMTVGAPRFSRVVIVLPRGRSLTVLAPGASRNTPYVASAELDGSALRRAWLHFAAIRRGATLRIATATAPGTWADRPADAPPSYS; encoded by the coding sequence ATGCGCTTTCGGGTCGTTGCCGCGCTCGTCACCGTCGGGTTGGTGGCCGCGTCGCCCCTCTATGCCAACGCGTGGCCTGCCGCGAAGCACGAGCGCGTTCCGCACGTCGGCCGGCTCACCACGGGCGCTCAGCTCGTCCGGCTGGCGAACGTCTTCGCCGGAACCGACACCACCCTCGCCGACCAGCACACGGGAGGCAGCGCCGGCAACATGAGCCCGGCCGCGACCGCTCCGTTCGGGATGCTGTCGTGGGGCCCGCGGACCAGTCCGGACTCGGTCGCGTTCGGCGCCGGATACACCTACTCCGACACCAAGATCGTCGGCTTCGACCTGAACCGGTTTCAAGGCGGCGGGTGCACCGGCTTCGGTGACGTCCCGATCATGCCGACGACGGCGACGATCTCCTCCAGCCCGGCGCGCCTGCTCAGCGCGGCGACGGATCCGGTCCTGACGGCGTCGTTCGACCACGCCCACGAGTCAGCGTCACCGGGGCGCTACTCGGTCACGTTGAACCCGGGCACCACCAAGGCCATCCGCGTCGACCTGGGAGCGGCAACGAGGGCCGGGGCGGGCAGGTTCAGCTTCCCGCGATCGGCATCGACCGGCACGCTCGTCGTCAACGCCGGCGGCAGTCAGACCCCGGACACCGCGGCCGCCGTCCGCATCCTGCCGGCCCGCCACAGCGTGGACATCACGGTGCGTGGGGGACGCTTCTGCGAGCAGCCCGTCGGCGACACCCTGCATGTCGTGCTCCGGTTCGACCGAGCGTTCGGGTCGTTCGGCGTGTGGCAACGGCAAGGCTTCCGGGAGGGCGGCACCCACGCCAGCAGCCGCGCTGCCACCGGCCTCGGCGACGTGCCCGGCGCCGGCATCCCGCCGCTGCCCGACTCACTCAGCGCGACGGCGCAGGCCGGCGCGGTGCTGCGGTTCCCGCTTCGCGCCGACCGCAGCGTCGGCGTTCGGGTCGGCATGTCCTACGTCGGCATGGCCGGGGCGCGCGCGGCACTCACCCGAGAAGTCGCCGGCCGGTCGGTCGCCGACGTGCAGGCCGCGACCGCGCGCCACTGGGCTGAGCTCATGAACCGGATCCGGGTCGCCGGCGGCGCACCCGTCGACCGCCGGATGCTTGCCACAACGCTGTACCAGTCGCTGCTTTCGCCGCAGGTCATCAGCGACGTCGACGGCCGCTACCCGGGGATCGACGGCCTGGTCCATCGCGCGCACGGCTGGACCGCGTTCAGCCAGATGAGCCTGTGGGACGAGTACCGCACCCATGCTCAGCTGCTCGCCGTCCTCGCCCCGCGCCAGGCCGCCGGCATGGCGCGGACGTTGATCGCCGACTGGCGCAGCGCCGGCTTCCTGCCGCGATGGCCGGTCGTCGGCGGCAGCCCGGACATCATGGTCGGTGACCCGGCCGTGCCGTTCCTCGCCGACCTCGAGGCGTACGGGGTGACCGGCTTCAGCCGGCGTGCCGCCGTGGCCGCCGCCGTACACGGCGCAGCGAGCAACGGTGTCGACGACGAGTCACCGCGGATGCTCGCCGGCGTCCTGGACCCGGAAACCCTCGCGGGTGGCTACTACGCCGAGCGCCCGGCGAACCCCGCCTACCTCGCGCTGCACTACGTGCCGGCCGAGCTCGACGCCTCGACCAACACGACCGGCGGCATCGAGTTCCTCGCCAGTCCCGACCTGGTGTGGGGGAGCGCTTCGACCTCGTTGGAGTACGCCACCGCCGACTTCGCCACGTCCCGGCTTGCGCGCGCGGCGCACGAGCCGGGGATCGCCGGCCGGTTCCAGTCACGAGCCGGCTGGTGGCGCGAGGACTTCGACCGGGCGGACGGCTACGTCGAGCCACGCAGCCTGTCCGGGGTGTTCCTGCCCATCGGCAAGACCGGACCGGCGCCCGGCTTCGTCGAGGGAGACGCCAGCCAGTACACCTTCATGGTCCCGTTCGACGTGGCAGGCGTGGAGCAGGCGCTCGGCGGGCCCGCCGCGATGGTGAACCGGCTCGACGCGCTGTTCACGAAGCTCAACGCAGGACCGAGCTCGCCGTACGCGTTCCTCGGCAACGAACCGGGCCTCGACACTCCGTACGAATACCTCTGGGCCGGCCGCCCGGATCTCGCCGAGTCGGTCGTGCACCGTGCGATGGACGAGATGTACGCGCCCACGCCGGACGGCTACCCGGGCAACACCGACGGCGGCACCATGACCTCCTGGTGGGTCTGGAACGCGATCGGGCTCTACCCCGTCATACCCGGCGACGACGTGATGACGGTCGGTGCGCCTCGCTTCTCGCGGGTCGTCATCGTGCTGCCGCGCGGCCGGTCGCTGACGGTCCTCGCGCCGGGCGCCAGCCGGAACACGCCGTACGTCGCATCCGCTGAGCTGGACGGTTCCGCTCTGCGCCGGGCGTGGCTGCACTTCGCGGCGATCCGCCGAGGGGCGACCCTTCGGATCGCGACGGCGACCGCTCCCGGCACCTGGGCCGACCGGCCGGCCGACGCGCCCCCGTCGTACTCCTAG